A window of the Polaribacter batillariae genome harbors these coding sequences:
- the sucD gene encoding succinate--CoA ligase subunit alpha yields MSVLVNKNSKIIVQGFTGSEGTFHAGQMIDYGTNVVGGVTPGKGGQEHLGKPVFNTVAEAVEKVAADTSIIFVPPAFAADAIMESADAGIKVIICITEGIPTADMVKVKAYIENKDCRLVGPNCPGVITPDEAKVGIMPGFIFKKGRVGIVSKSGTLTYEAADQVVKQGFGITTAIGIGGDPIIGTTTKEAVELLMNDPETEAIVMIGEIGGNLEAEAAKWIKADGNKKPVVGFIAGQTAPAGRTMGHAGAIVGGADDTAQAKMKILAENGVHVVSSPAKIGEMVASVLK; encoded by the coding sequence ATGAGTGTTTTAGTAAATAAAAATTCGAAGATTATTGTTCAAGGTTTTACAGGTAGTGAAGGTACTTTTCACGCTGGTCAAATGATAGATTATGGAACCAATGTTGTAGGAGGTGTAACACCAGGAAAAGGAGGGCAAGAACATTTAGGAAAACCTGTTTTTAATACAGTAGCAGAAGCTGTAGAAAAAGTAGCGGCAGATACTTCTATTATTTTTGTGCCACCAGCTTTTGCAGCAGATGCCATTATGGAATCTGCAGATGCAGGAATTAAAGTAATTATTTGTATTACAGAAGGAATTCCAACAGCAGATATGGTAAAAGTAAAAGCTTATATCGAAAATAAAGACTGTAGGTTAGTAGGGCCTAATTGCCCAGGTGTAATTACACCAGATGAAGCAAAAGTAGGTATTATGCCAGGTTTTATCTTTAAAAAAGGTAGAGTTGGTATTGTTTCTAAATCAGGAACTTTAACTTACGAAGCCGCAGACCAAGTTGTAAAACAAGGTTTTGGAATTACCACAGCAATTGGTATTGGTGGAGATCCAATTATTGGAACAACAACAAAAGAAGCTGTAGAATTGTTAATGAACGATCCAGAAACAGAAGCCATTGTTATGATTGGTGAAATTGGTGGAAATTTAGAAGCAGAAGCTGCAAAATGGATTAAAGCAGATGGTAACAAAAAACCAGTAGTTGGTTTTATCGCAGGTCAAACTGCACCAGCAGGAAGAACCATGGGGCATGCAGGAGCAATTGTAGGTGGAGCAGACGATACTGCACAAGCAAAAATGAAAATTTTAGCAGAAAATGGAGTGCACGTAGTAAGTTCGCCCGCTAAAATTGGAGAAATGGTAGCAAGTGTTTTAAAATAA
- the efp gene encoding elongation factor P — protein sequence MATTSDIRNGLCIRYNNDIYKIIEFLHVKPGKGPAFVRTKLKSVTNGKIIDNTFPSGRKIEDVRVETHKFQFLYFDGEFYHFMNEADYTQIRLLEAALDNPGLMKEGEIVTIIINSEDNMPLSVEMPSSVILEVTHTEPGVKGNTATNATKPATVETGAIVNVPLFINEGDKIKVETTKGTYQERIKE from the coding sequence ATGGCAACAACATCAGATATTAGAAATGGATTGTGTATTAGATATAATAACGATATCTATAAAATTATAGAATTTTTACACGTAAAACCAGGAAAAGGCCCTGCATTCGTAAGAACCAAATTAAAAAGTGTTACAAACGGAAAAATAATCGATAATACGTTTCCTTCAGGAAGAAAAATCGAAGATGTTCGTGTAGAAACACATAAATTTCAGTTTTTGTATTTCGATGGAGAGTTTTATCATTTTATGAACGAAGCAGACTATACACAAATTCGTTTGTTAGAAGCTGCTTTAGATAATCCTGGTTTAATGAAGGAAGGAGAAATTGTTACAATCATTATCAATTCCGAAGATAATATGCCACTTTCTGTAGAAATGCCTTCAAGTGTAATTTTAGAAGTAACACACACAGAGCCAGGTGTTAAAGGAAACACTGCAACCAACGCCACCAAACCAGCAACAGTAGAAACTGGAGCCATTGTAAACGTACCTTTATTTATAAATGAAGGCGATAAAATTAAGGTAGAGACCACCAAAGGTACTTACCAAGAACGTATTAAAGAGTAA
- the lpxA gene encoding acyl-ACP--UDP-N-acetylglucosamine O-acyltransferase has protein sequence MNQPLAYVHPQAKVARNAVIEPFTTIHNNVTIGSGTWIGSNVTIMEGARIGENCRIFPGAVISAIPQDLKFDDEETTVEIGNNVTIRECVTINRGTKDRMKTVIGDNCLIMAYCHVAHDCYVGNNCIFSNNSTLAGHVTIGDNVVLAGMVAVHQFASVGKHAFVTGGSLVRKDVPPYVKAAREPLSYVGINSVGLRRRGYSTEKIREIQNIYRILFQKNYNYTQAIDIIEAEMEATPERDEIIQFIKDSHRGIMKGYFNIN, from the coding sequence ATGAATCAACCTTTAGCATACGTTCATCCACAAGCAAAAGTTGCAAGAAATGCTGTAATAGAACCTTTTACAACAATACATAATAATGTTACAATTGGTTCAGGAACATGGATTGGTTCTAACGTAACCATTATGGAAGGTGCTAGAATTGGCGAAAATTGTAGAATTTTTCCTGGAGCAGTAATTTCTGCAATTCCACAAGATTTAAAATTCGACGACGAAGAAACAACCGTAGAAATTGGCAACAATGTAACCATTCGCGAATGTGTTACCATCAATAGAGGTACTAAAGATAGAATGAAAACAGTAATAGGAGACAATTGTTTAATAATGGCATATTGTCATGTTGCACACGATTGCTACGTGGGTAATAATTGTATTTTTTCGAATAATTCTACGTTGGCAGGTCATGTAACCATTGGAGACAATGTAGTTTTAGCAGGTATGGTTGCAGTACACCAATTTGCTTCTGTTGGTAAACATGCATTTGTAACTGGCGGATCGTTAGTAAGAAAAGATGTGCCCCCATACGTAAAAGCAGCAAGAGAACCTTTATCTTACGTGGGCATTAACTCAGTAGGCTTAAGAAGACGTGGCTATAGCACCGAAAAAATTAGAGAAATTCAAAATATATACAGAATTTTATTTCAAAAAAATTACAACTATACCCAAGCAATAGATATTATTGAAGCAGAAATGGAAGCAACTCCAGAAAGAGACGAAATAATTCAGTTTATAAAAGATTCTCATAGAGGAATTATGAAAGGGTATTTTAACATTAATTAA
- the lpxD gene encoding UDP-3-O-(3-hydroxymyristoyl)glucosamine N-acyltransferase, which yields MKFTAQQIADILEGDILGNPNEEVFTLSKIEEGKKGSLTFLSNPKYNSYLYTTNASVAIVNKSFVLEKEVDTTLIQVDDAYKSFSKLLEFYNGVKNNKQGREQPHFIAKSAKIGSNEYIGAFAYIGENVTIGNHVKIFPNSYIGDNVVIGDHTTIFAGVKIYSETVIGSNCKIHSGSVIGADGFGFAPDENGEYKAIPQIGNVIIENNVDVGSASTIDRATLGSTIIRKGVKLDNQIQIAHNVEIGKNTVIASQTGVAGSSKIGENCMIGGQVGISGHLKIGNNVKILAQAGISKNIKSNEIVNGTPAFKVSDYNKSYVYFKKLPTIVDRINNIEKEFKSQKEK from the coding sequence ATGAAATTTACAGCACAACAAATAGCCGACATTTTAGAGGGTGATATCTTAGGAAATCCGAATGAAGAGGTTTTTACACTATCTAAAATCGAAGAAGGTAAAAAAGGCTCTTTAACCTTCTTGTCAAACCCCAAATACAATTCGTATTTATACACTACAAATGCTTCTGTCGCTATTGTAAATAAGAGTTTCGTTCTCGAAAAAGAGGTCGATACGACTTTAATTCAAGTAGATGATGCCTACAAATCTTTCTCTAAATTATTAGAATTTTACAACGGAGTAAAAAACAATAAACAAGGTAGAGAACAACCTCATTTTATTGCCAAAAGTGCTAAAATTGGCAGTAACGAATATATAGGTGCATTTGCTTACATTGGAGAAAATGTAACAATAGGCAATCACGTTAAAATTTTTCCAAACTCTTACATAGGAGACAACGTTGTAATTGGAGACCATACCACTATTTTTGCAGGCGTAAAAATTTATTCGGAAACTGTAATTGGTAGCAACTGCAAAATTCATTCTGGTAGCGTAATTGGTGCAGATGGTTTTGGATTTGCACCCGATGAAAATGGAGAGTACAAAGCAATTCCACAAATAGGAAATGTTATTATAGAAAACAATGTAGATGTTGGTTCTGCATCTACGATAGATAGAGCAACATTAGGTTCTACAATCATAAGAAAAGGTGTTAAACTAGATAACCAAATTCAAATTGCACACAATGTAGAAATTGGAAAAAACACTGTAATTGCTTCACAAACAGGAGTTGCAGGCTCTTCTAAAATTGGAGAGAACTGTATGATTGGAGGGCAAGTAGGAATCTCTGGACATCTTAAAATTGGAAACAATGTTAAAATATTAGCACAAGCAGGAATTTCTAAAAACATAAAAAGTAATGAAATTGTAAATGGAACCCCAGCTTTTAAAGTCTCTGATTACAATAAAAGTTACGTCTATTTTAAAAAGCTACCAACCATAGTGGATAGAATAAACAACATAGAAAAAGAATTTAAGTCTCAAAAAGAGAAATAA
- a CDS encoding UDP-3-O-(3-hydroxymyristoyl)glucosamine N-acyltransferase codes for MKFKNPQTLQQIASILNIDFVGDKNFEILGINEIHVVEKGDIVFVDHPKYYDKALNSAATTILINKKVTCPEGKSLLISNDPFRDFNKITKHFNPFIASEVSISESAIIGEGTVIQPNVFIGNNVTIGKNCVIHPNVAIYDNSIIGNNVTIHANTVLGADAFYYKNRTTGFDKLISGGRVVLEDNVDLGASCTIDKGVTGDTTIKEGTKIDNQVHVGHDTVIGKKCLIASQTGIAGCVIIEDEVTIWGQVGTNSGITIGKGAVILGQTGVTKSVAGGKSYFGTPISESREKLKEMAEIKRFFKDRKNS; via the coding sequence ATGAAGTTCAAAAATCCACAAACATTACAACAAATAGCATCAATTTTAAATATTGATTTTGTTGGCGATAAAAATTTTGAAATTCTTGGAATTAATGAAATTCACGTTGTCGAAAAAGGAGACATTGTTTTTGTAGATCACCCAAAATATTACGACAAAGCCTTAAACTCTGCTGCAACCACTATTTTAATCAATAAAAAAGTAACTTGTCCAGAAGGAAAATCTTTGTTAATTTCTAACGACCCATTTCGTGACTTTAATAAAATTACCAAACATTTTAATCCGTTTATAGCATCAGAAGTAAGTATTTCAGAAAGTGCGATAATTGGCGAAGGTACAGTAATTCAACCCAACGTATTTATTGGAAACAATGTTACAATTGGTAAAAACTGTGTTATTCATCCAAATGTTGCTATTTACGATAATTCAATTATTGGAAACAATGTTACCATTCACGCAAACACAGTTTTAGGAGCAGACGCTTTTTACTATAAAAATAGAACAACAGGTTTCGATAAACTAATTTCTGGAGGAAGAGTTGTTTTAGAAGACAATGTAGATTTAGGAGCTTCATGTACAATAGATAAAGGAGTTACAGGAGACACCACCATAAAAGAAGGAACAAAAATAGACAATCAAGTGCATGTTGGGCATGATACTGTAATTGGTAAAAAATGTTTAATTGCATCGCAAACAGGAATTGCAGGTTGTGTTATCATAGAAGACGAAGTAACCATTTGGGGGCAAGTTGGTACCAATAGCGGAATTACAATAGGAAAAGGAGCTGTAATTCTTGGGCAAACAGGCGTTACCAAATCTGTCGCTGGCGGAAAAAGTTATTTTGGAACTCCAATTTCAGAATCAAGAGAAAAATTAAAAGAAATGGCAGAAATAAAACGTTTTTTTAAAGATAGAAAGAATTCTTAA
- a CDS encoding bifunctional UDP-3-O-[3-hydroxymyristoyl] N-acetylglucosamine deacetylase/3-hydroxyacyl-ACP dehydratase — protein sequence MSKKQKTIQKEISLSGVGLHTGNTVNMVLKPAPANHGFAFSRVDLEGNPTIEARAEYVVNTQRGTNLEKNGVQVQTSEHVLAAAVGLDIDNLLIEIDASEPPIMDGSSKYFVDALEKAGIEEQDAEIEEYVVKEIISYKDEVSGSEIILMPSDEYQVTTMVDFGTKILGTQNATLNKISDFKKEIANARTFSFLHEIEMLLENDLIKGGDLNNAIVYVDKELSESTMQKLKKAFNKEDISVKPNGILDNLTLHWANEAARHKLLDVIGDLALTGTRIRGKVIANKPGHMVNTNFAKKLAKIIKAEKRNNVPQYDLHQPPLLDIHQIMDILPHRPPFLLVDRIIELSDKHVVGLKNVTMNENFFVGHFPGAPVMPGVLQVEAMAQCGGILVLSTVPDPENYLTYFMKMDNVKFKQKVLPGDTLIFKAELITPIRRGICHMQAYAYANGKLVAEAELMAQIAKKK from the coding sequence ATGAGTAAAAAACAAAAAACAATTCAAAAAGAAATAAGTTTATCTGGTGTAGGGCTTCACACAGGTAATACTGTTAATATGGTTTTAAAACCAGCTCCAGCAAACCACGGTTTTGCTTTTAGTAGAGTAGATTTAGAAGGCAACCCAACCATTGAAGCAAGAGCAGAATATGTTGTAAATACACAAAGAGGAACAAATTTAGAGAAAAATGGTGTTCAAGTTCAAACATCCGAACACGTTTTAGCAGCAGCTGTAGGTTTAGATATCGATAATTTATTAATAGAAATAGATGCATCTGAACCCCCAATTATGGACGGTTCTTCGAAATATTTTGTAGATGCTTTAGAAAAAGCAGGAATCGAAGAACAAGATGCAGAAATAGAAGAATACGTCGTAAAAGAAATTATTTCTTATAAAGATGAAGTTTCTGGAAGCGAAATAATTTTAATGCCTTCAGACGAATACCAAGTAACTACAATGGTAGATTTTGGTACAAAAATATTAGGAACTCAAAATGCTACCTTAAATAAAATTTCTGACTTCAAGAAAGAAATTGCAAATGCAAGAACATTTAGTTTTTTACATGAAATTGAAATGTTGTTAGAAAACGATTTAATAAAAGGTGGCGATTTAAACAACGCAATTGTATATGTAGATAAAGAATTGTCGGAAAGTACCATGCAAAAATTAAAGAAAGCTTTTAATAAAGAAGATATTTCTGTAAAACCAAACGGAATTTTAGACAATTTAACCCTGCATTGGGCAAACGAAGCTGCAAGACACAAATTATTAGATGTCATAGGAGATTTAGCATTAACAGGAACTCGAATTAGAGGAAAAGTAATAGCAAACAAACCCGGTCATATGGTAAATACCAATTTTGCTAAGAAATTAGCAAAAATTATAAAAGCAGAAAAAAGAAATAACGTTCCACAATACGATTTGCATCAACCACCATTATTAGATATCCACCAAATAATGGATATTTTACCTCACAGACCTCCATTTTTATTGGTCGATAGAATTATAGAGCTTTCAGACAAGCATGTTGTAGGGTTAAAAAATGTAACAATGAACGAAAACTTCTTTGTTGGGCATTTTCCAGGAGCACCAGTAATGCCAGGAGTTTTACAAGTAGAAGCAATGGCACAATGTGGCGGAATTTTAGTGTTAAGTACAGTTCCAGATCCAGAAAATTATTTAACATATTTTATGAAGATGGACAATGTAAAGTTCAAACAAAAAGTATTGCCTGGAGATACTTTAATATTTAAGGCCGAATTAATTACACCTATTAGAAGAGGTATTTGCCATATGCAAGCCTATGCTTATGCAAATGGTAAATTGGTGGCAGAAGCCGAATTAATGGCACAAATAGCCAAAAAGAAATAA